AATTCATCGGCGCGCGCCGTCAGCATAATAATGGGGATGGCAGACTGTTCCCGGATCAGCCGGCACACTTCTATGCCGTTAAGTCCCGGCAGCATTACATCCAGTAATACCAGATCGGCGTCAAACTCCGCCAGGGCCGGTATCACCTGATTGCCCCGTTCAACGTGTTTTACCTGGAACTCCTGCTCCAGCAAATATTCACTGATCCAGGAGGCCAGGCTGACGTCGTCTTCTACCAATAAAATGTTAATATTCTCTGTCATCTTTCTTTCCGTTAGCCTTATCTAGCCCTAAAGCTACAGTGGTTAAAACAAGCGCCAGCGCCGTTTTCTCGGGGCTGCCTTATGCACCCAGCTGACATCAACACTGGTTTCAGCCACGACATGCTGCTTGCCCTGTTCGATTAACTGAAACACCACTTTTTTGTTCGACTCAAATTCGAAACTGAGCAGGTTGCCCTGGCTGTTTTGCCAGCAGCGTACCGGCTGTTTGTCGTCCTTGAGGTAAATACAAAAATCCCCCGCTCCTGAGGTTTGCCAGTTCAGTGACAGCTGGGCAAAGCAGGTGCGCCCCTGGTGCAGGGCGACACAGGTTGCCGGCTGTACCGACAATACCGGTTGCGTGCCTGTTGCTGCTTTCGGGGCCGGTTCCATGGCGGCGCTTGCTGTTGCCGGTAAAGTGTTAACTTTCTCCGCCTGGGCGGCCATTGTTACAGGCAACCAGGCACAGAGTATCACAGATACCAGGGGCTTGGCGGCCCGCTTAAAATACATATAGTACCCCCAACATGATTTGGGTGGTATAGATATGATCTACCAGCGGGCTGTCGGTAAAGCTGTCAGAGTAAAAGCTCTGGGTAATGGTGCCGTTAAACGACCAGCTTTTCGACAGCGGGTACTGGGCTACAATTTCAAACTGGGCGCGAAAGCCGCCGCCAGCCTGATATAAATCCCGGGCGGGGGAAACTTCATGCTGGTCTATCCCGTAAAAATAATCCACTATGCTGCTGGAGTAATAGGTCAGCGC
This genomic window from Thalassomonas viridans contains:
- a CDS encoding DUF3019 domain-containing protein, giving the protein MYFKRAAKPLVSVILCAWLPVTMAAQAEKVNTLPATASAAMEPAPKAATGTQPVLSVQPATCVALHQGRTCFAQLSLNWQTSGAGDFCIYLKDDKQPVRCWQNSQGNLLSFEFESNKKVVFQLIEQGKQHVVAETSVDVSWVHKAAPRKRRWRLF